A region from the Achromobacter seleniivolatilans genome encodes:
- a CDS encoding LysR family transcriptional regulator produces MISLGLRYFLEVARCGSIAGAASAQHVAASAVSRQISKLEDGLGIVLFERQARGMELSEAGRQLAAYANAAALEAERVTTEIRQRSHLGDVTIRLACTEGFAHRFLPMCMAEFKRAHPQARFHLHVERPEEVSRQVLEGLSQIALRYTTAQDDRLKTELLTRAPVYAVMCRHHALAGRRSVSMRDLAQVPLSVGDLGTTVRQLFDAACANAGLHIEPAYVSNHSAAFLPMLPGSDIVALSGYLTLLGQLGSDGLVAVPFSNPEMRQRSIQVLTLQGRTLPTLAREFLEFVAERLTATPRSPE; encoded by the coding sequence ATGATTTCGCTGGGATTGAGATATTTTCTGGAGGTGGCGCGCTGCGGCTCTATCGCGGGCGCGGCGTCTGCGCAGCACGTGGCCGCATCCGCAGTCAGCCGCCAAATCTCCAAGCTGGAAGACGGCTTGGGCATCGTCTTGTTTGAACGGCAAGCGCGTGGCATGGAACTGAGCGAGGCTGGGCGCCAGCTTGCTGCCTATGCCAATGCGGCCGCGCTGGAGGCCGAGCGCGTAACGACCGAAATCCGCCAGCGCAGCCATCTGGGCGACGTGACCATACGCCTGGCTTGCACAGAAGGCTTTGCGCATCGATTTCTGCCGATGTGCATGGCCGAATTCAAGCGGGCGCATCCGCAAGCGCGTTTCCATCTGCACGTGGAGCGTCCTGAAGAGGTCAGCCGCCAGGTGCTGGAAGGTTTGTCGCAAATTGCGTTGCGGTACACCACGGCGCAGGATGACCGGTTGAAGACCGAACTGCTGACCCGCGCCCCGGTCTATGCCGTCATGTGCCGTCACCACGCGCTGGCGGGCAGGCGCAGCGTGTCGATGCGTGATCTGGCGCAGGTGCCGCTATCGGTCGGCGACCTGGGCACGACGGTGCGACAGTTGTTTGATGCCGCCTGCGCGAATGCGGGGCTGCATATTGAACCTGCTTATGTGTCGAACCATTCCGCGGCGTTTTTACCGATGTTGCCGGGCAGCGATATTGTGGCGCTGTCGGGGTATCTGACACTGCTGGGGCAATTGGGCAGTGATGGCTTGGTGGCAGTGCCATTTTCCAACCCAGAGATGCGGCAGCGTAGCATTCAGGTGTTGACGTTGCAGGGCAGAACGCTGCCTACCTTGGCGCGAGAGTTTCTGGAGTTTGTGGCTGAGAGGTTGACGGCAACGCCCCGGTCGCCGGAGTAG
- a CDS encoding M20 family metallopeptidase produces MIREQAILHALEAYDSGALQAALARRVAYATESEVPDQAPAQHAYLNEDLIPLLEELGFSCVVHANPAGVDLPILVARRVEQANLPTVLMYGHGDVVRGNAAKWETGRDPWRLQVEGDRWYGRGTADNKGQHSINLEALRQVISTRGGKLGFNTTWLIETGEEAGSPGLAAFCEAQRESLAADVFIASDGPRLSAERPTLFMGSRGAVNFELKLRPRERGYHSGNWGGLLSNPAIVLMHAIGTLVDAKGRITVPGLRPPPIPAPVVAALADLEVGGGPDDPEINTGWGEPGLSAAEQVFGWNSLDVLTFGSGDPAKPVNAIPAEAVAWCQLRFVVGTDWRALETHVREHLRQGGFEDVQIRVGMQAGATRLSPDNAWVRWAAASLERTTGKRPALLPNLGGSLPNDIFADQLGLPTLWVPHSYPACAQHAPNEHMLGSVAREGLAIMAGLFWDLGEQGESLRQMASVSTHQA; encoded by the coding sequence GTGATTCGCGAACAAGCCATCCTCCACGCCCTAGAAGCCTATGACAGTGGCGCACTTCAAGCGGCGCTTGCGCGCCGCGTCGCCTACGCCACGGAAAGCGAGGTGCCGGACCAAGCCCCCGCGCAACACGCTTATCTGAATGAGGATCTGATCCCGCTGCTTGAAGAACTGGGGTTTTCCTGTGTCGTGCACGCCAACCCCGCGGGTGTGGACCTGCCTATTCTGGTGGCACGCCGTGTTGAACAGGCAAACCTGCCGACGGTGCTGATGTACGGCCACGGCGATGTCGTGCGCGGCAACGCCGCCAAATGGGAAACCGGCCGCGACCCATGGCGCCTTCAGGTCGAGGGCGACCGCTGGTATGGCCGCGGCACCGCCGACAACAAGGGTCAGCACTCGATCAATCTGGAAGCCTTGCGGCAAGTGATCAGCACGCGTGGCGGCAAGCTCGGCTTCAACACAACGTGGCTGATCGAAACTGGCGAAGAGGCTGGCTCGCCCGGTCTGGCCGCCTTTTGCGAAGCCCAACGCGAAAGCTTGGCCGCCGACGTTTTCATTGCCAGCGACGGCCCCCGTCTCAGCGCCGAACGCCCGACGCTTTTCATGGGCTCGCGTGGCGCGGTGAACTTTGAACTGAAACTGCGCCCGCGTGAACGCGGCTATCACTCGGGCAATTGGGGCGGTCTGCTGTCCAACCCCGCGATCGTACTGATGCACGCCATTGGCACGCTGGTGGATGCCAAAGGCAGAATCACCGTCCCCGGCCTGCGCCCACCGCCCATCCCTGCCCCGGTCGTGGCAGCGCTGGCTGACCTGGAAGTAGGCGGCGGCCCGGACGACCCCGAGATCAACACGGGATGGGGCGAGCCCGGCCTCTCCGCTGCCGAACAGGTTTTCGGATGGAACAGCCTGGACGTGCTGACTTTTGGCTCGGGCGATCCAGCCAAACCCGTCAACGCGATTCCCGCAGAAGCCGTTGCCTGGTGCCAATTGCGCTTTGTCGTCGGCACCGATTGGCGGGCCCTGGAAACCCATGTGCGCGAACATCTACGCCAGGGCGGCTTTGAAGACGTGCAAATTCGCGTAGGCATGCAGGCAGGCGCCACGCGCCTGTCGCCCGACAACGCTTGGGTGCGCTGGGCAGCCGCATCGCTGGAACGCACCACTGGCAAGCGGCCGGCGCTGCTGCCCAACTTGGGCGGCTCATTGCCCAACGACATCTTTGCCGACCAGTTGGGCCTGCCGACGTTGTGGGTACCCCACTCCTATCCCGCATGTGCGCAACACGCGCCGAACGAACATATGCTTGGCAGCGTTGCGCGTGAAGGGCTGGCTATCATGGCCGGCCTGTTCTGGGATTTGGGCGAACAAGGCGAATCACTGCGCCAGATGGCCTCTGTATCTACGCACCAAGCCTGA
- a CDS encoding Bug family tripartite tricarboxylate transporter substrate binding protein produces the protein MSARFCAAVMAFNLAVAAYAGEAHAAYPEQAIKIVVPFTPGGATDAVARLLANRLSTKLGQSVIVENRPGASTVIGADVVARAQPDGYTLMLSGSTTYTVLPALKASLPYDPVRSFEHIAIVAMAPVVLLAQNGLAATTVQEAGALAKQQSNKGGLMYGTFGPGSAPHLAGEMFAEAVGAKMLPVPYKGSAQLITAMIGGEVALGVDTVSSAAPQVRAGKVRALAVTGERRMPQLPDVPTFAEAGLPEVSFVGWYGLVAPARTPAPVLQTLNRAVAEIMEDPQVRKSVADLALDPVYMPAQPFQDKIAKELSTFTAVAKRANITLD, from the coding sequence ATGTCCGCTAGATTTTGTGCCGCCGTGATGGCCTTCAACCTTGCTGTCGCCGCGTACGCAGGCGAGGCCCACGCCGCCTATCCCGAGCAGGCGATCAAGATCGTTGTGCCCTTCACGCCGGGCGGCGCCACTGACGCCGTGGCCCGCTTGCTGGCCAATCGGCTTTCCACCAAATTGGGACAGTCGGTGATTGTGGAAAACCGGCCGGGCGCATCGACCGTGATCGGCGCGGACGTTGTGGCCCGCGCACAGCCCGACGGCTACACGCTGATGCTGTCGGGCAGCACGACCTACACCGTGTTGCCGGCCTTGAAGGCCTCGCTGCCCTACGACCCCGTGCGCAGCTTTGAACATATCGCTATCGTCGCCATGGCGCCTGTCGTGCTGTTGGCACAGAACGGTCTGGCGGCCACCACCGTGCAGGAGGCAGGTGCGCTGGCCAAGCAGCAAAGCAATAAGGGCGGGTTGATGTACGGCACGTTCGGCCCCGGCTCGGCGCCGCATCTGGCGGGCGAAATGTTCGCCGAAGCCGTGGGCGCGAAGATGTTGCCTGTGCCGTATAAAGGCAGCGCCCAACTGATCACTGCCATGATCGGCGGCGAAGTCGCGTTGGGCGTGGACACGGTATCGTCCGCGGCGCCGCAGGTACGCGCAGGCAAGGTGCGCGCGCTGGCCGTGACGGGCGAACGCCGCATGCCGCAATTGCCCGATGTGCCCACCTTTGCCGAAGCGGGCCTGCCGGAAGTGTCTTTTGTAGGCTGGTACGGCTTGGTCGCCCCCGCCCGCACGCCGGCCCCGGTGCTGCAAACGCTGAACCGTGCGGTAGCTGAAATCATGGAAGATCCGCAGGTACGCAAGTCCGTCGCGGACTTGGCGCTGGACCCCGTCTACATGCCCGCACAGCCCTTCCAGGACAAGATCGCGAAGGAACTCAGCACCTTCACGGCGGTTGCGAAGCGAGCGAATATCACTTTGGACTGA
- a CDS encoding catalase, producing the protein MASKKPAGKPGPGAALDTAYMNTDSGPASGPSGKPSHPALKRAAAVGATVGAIAHNAGKPEEYGDKAARCPYTGAHVPLADPSVGASSLSESEVSDKTVDAAQPGANEADGRLSRVRSDATGQMLTTNQGVPVSDNQHSLKAGLRGPALLKDFILREKITHFDHERIPERIVHARGSAAHGYFECYKPLTDLTAASLFAEKGKRTPVFVRFSTVAGERGSKDTARDVRGFAVKFYTDEGNWDLVGNNIPVFFIQDAMKFPDLVHAVKAEPHHGMPQAASAHDTFWDFVSLMPESTHMLMWVMSDRGIPRSYRMMQGFGVHTFRFVNAQGESRLVKFHWNPVLGTHSQVWDEAVKVSGADPDFHRRDLWEAIDGGNGPQWELGVQVFTEEDAERFSFDVLDATKLVPEELVPVVPIGRMVLDRNPDNFFAETEQVAFCTAHIVPGLDFTNDPLLAGRIHSYVDTQISRLGGPNFHEIPINAPLAPVHNNQRDGMHRQAIHRGRVAYEPNSLAGGCPFQAGMAGFVSFPEPDTGDELRGHPEKFAEHYNQATLFFNSQTDWEQAHIINAFAFELSKLTVPAIRVRMVASLRNVSDELAQAVADKLGMALPEPLPRAIAQPPKAEVDVSPALSLTARPGDGGVATRKVAILVAEGVDGGAVSAVADALIKAGVVVRLVGQRIGPLHAEGGAALDADASLDNHPSGVFDGAVVPGGEAAVTRLQADGRALEFLRDAFRHGKTLLALGRGAQLFGSAGIAPNDADGGLLMGGGAPAKSAAAFIEALAKHRHPERETQPPAV; encoded by the coding sequence ATGGCAAGTAAGAAACCAGCAGGCAAACCGGGCCCCGGCGCCGCGCTAGATACCGCCTACATGAATACCGACAGCGGCCCGGCCTCCGGGCCTTCCGGCAAACCCAGCCATCCCGCGTTGAAGCGGGCTGCCGCTGTGGGTGCGACCGTGGGTGCCATTGCGCACAATGCGGGCAAGCCCGAAGAGTATGGCGACAAGGCCGCGCGCTGTCCTTACACGGGGGCTCATGTGCCCTTGGCCGATCCGTCAGTGGGCGCAAGTTCCTTGTCGGAAAGCGAGGTCTCAGATAAGACGGTGGATGCGGCCCAGCCCGGCGCCAATGAGGCCGACGGGCGGCTGTCGCGCGTGCGCTCTGACGCCACGGGGCAGATGCTGACAACGAATCAAGGTGTGCCCGTCAGCGATAACCAGCATTCACTCAAAGCGGGCCTGCGCGGGCCCGCCTTGCTGAAGGACTTTATTCTGCGCGAGAAGATCACGCATTTTGATCATGAGCGCATCCCCGAACGCATCGTGCATGCCAGGGGCTCTGCTGCCCACGGCTATTTCGAATGCTACAAACCGCTGACCGACCTGACGGCAGCGTCCTTGTTTGCGGAAAAAGGCAAACGCACGCCGGTATTCGTGCGGTTTTCAACGGTGGCGGGCGAACGCGGATCGAAGGACACCGCGCGCGATGTGCGCGGTTTTGCCGTGAAGTTCTACACGGACGAAGGCAACTGGGATTTGGTGGGCAACAACATTCCCGTTTTCTTCATCCAGGATGCGATGAAGTTTCCGGACCTGGTGCACGCGGTCAAAGCAGAGCCGCACCATGGCATGCCGCAAGCGGCGTCCGCGCACGATACCTTCTGGGACTTTGTGTCGCTGATGCCGGAATCCACGCACATGCTGATGTGGGTCATGTCGGATCGCGGCATTCCTCGCAGCTACCGGATGATGCAGGGCTTTGGCGTGCATACGTTCCGCTTCGTGAACGCCCAGGGTGAATCCCGGCTGGTGAAATTTCATTGGAACCCCGTACTGGGCACCCATTCGCAGGTTTGGGACGAAGCCGTCAAGGTGTCGGGCGCTGATCCCGACTTTCACCGGCGGGATTTGTGGGAAGCCATTGACGGCGGCAACGGGCCGCAATGGGAGCTGGGCGTGCAGGTGTTCACGGAAGAAGATGCGGAACGCTTTAGTTTCGATGTGCTGGACGCCACGAAGCTCGTGCCCGAAGAGCTGGTGCCCGTTGTGCCGATCGGCCGCATGGTGCTGGATCGCAATCCCGACAATTTCTTTGCCGAGACTGAGCAGGTCGCCTTCTGTACCGCGCACATTGTTCCCGGGCTGGATTTCACCAATGATCCCTTGTTGGCCGGCCGTATCCATTCTTATGTGGATACCCAGATTTCACGCCTGGGCGGCCCGAATTTTCACGAGATCCCGATCAACGCGCCGCTCGCGCCGGTGCACAACAATCAGCGCGATGGCATGCACCGGCAAGCAATCCATCGCGGACGCGTGGCCTACGAGCCGAACTCGTTGGCGGGCGGCTGTCCATTTCAGGCCGGCATGGCAGGTTTTGTGTCGTTTCCCGAACCGGATACGGGCGACGAGCTGCGCGGGCATCCCGAGAAGTTCGCAGAGCACTACAACCAGGCCACGCTTTTCTTCAACAGCCAGACGGATTGGGAACAAGCGCACATCATCAATGCGTTTGCCTTTGAACTGAGCAAACTGACGGTACCGGCGATCCGCGTGCGCATGGTTGCGTCGCTGCGCAATGTGTCGGATGAACTGGCCCAGGCTGTGGCGGATAAATTGGGTATGGCTTTGCCCGAGCCGTTGCCGCGCGCCATCGCCCAACCGCCCAAGGCTGAGGTGGACGTGTCGCCTGCGCTGTCCTTGACAGCACGGCCGGGCGACGGCGGCGTCGCTACACGCAAGGTCGCGATCCTGGTGGCCGAGGGTGTCGATGGCGGCGCGGTATCGGCCGTGGCGGACGCCTTGATCAAGGCGGGTGTGGTTGTGCGGCTGGTGGGTCAGCGGATCGGGCCGTTGCATGCAGAGGGCGGCGCAGCGCTGGACGCGGATGCGTCGTTGGACAACCATCCATCGGGCGTATTTGATGGCGCGGTGGTGCCGGGCGGCGAAGCCGCGGTGACACGCTTGCAAGCGGACGGCCGCGCGCTGGAGTTCCTGCGCGATGCGTTCCGTCATGGCAAAACGCTGTTGGCGTTGGGGCGTGGCGCGCAGCTGTTCGGGTCCGCGGGCATTGCGCCCAATGATGCTGATGGTGGTTTGCTGATGGGGGGCGGCGCGCCAGCGAAAAGCGCGGCGGCTTTCATAGAAGCGCTGGCCAAGCACCGCCATCCTGAGCGGGAAACGCAGCCGCCTGCCGTGTAG
- a CDS encoding PepSY-associated TM helix domain-containing protein, whose amino-acid sequence MAWLHTWVGLWFSWLLYTVFLTGSLAIFAEPITHWMTPEHHAAEAQAAQQESAPVDRARRFDLAVDYMTRNHSGAGMWEIWPINRGHDNGLSVYWFDKNGMYADAELDPATGAELDDHHDEEGRATMGGTHFVNFHYMLHESRYGLWIVAFATMAMLVALISGVVTHKRIFKDFFTFRAKKGQRSWLDAHNAVAVLTLPFQFMIAYTGIMISSAELMPAPVAAHYGTGMAAARQYLAEMSGEDRPARTGGTLAVPKLEPLVAQAEKLIGQTARAIVINNPEDGSMRIGVYGWNEENDTFRSISATTGMAEFSAATGEVLRVRLPGDVNGGTPSLVRQVMSDLHMGQFGGLGLKWLYFICGLAGAAMMGTGAVLFMVKRRVKMGNEFGAATARMYRLFEGLNVAALAGLAVACIGFFWANRLLPVALENRPLWELRCFFGLWALMLAHAWLCRPRTAWITQLGLLAALCLLLPVVSFVTLGDHPYAQIGRGDWESAGVELTAIAFGVLSAWAAIRMWKKPQSAPAQRKPRANQEAAA is encoded by the coding sequence ATGGCCTGGTTGCACACCTGGGTCGGCCTGTGGTTTTCCTGGCTGCTGTACACGGTGTTCCTCACAGGCTCCTTGGCCATCTTTGCCGAGCCCATCACGCATTGGATGACGCCCGAGCACCACGCCGCCGAAGCCCAGGCCGCGCAGCAGGAAAGCGCGCCCGTGGACCGCGCCCGCCGTTTTGATCTGGCCGTGGACTACATGACGCGCAACCATTCCGGGGCGGGCATGTGGGAAATCTGGCCCATCAACCGCGGGCACGACAACGGCCTGTCCGTGTATTGGTTCGACAAGAACGGGATGTATGCCGACGCCGAGCTGGACCCGGCAACCGGCGCAGAGCTGGATGACCATCACGATGAAGAAGGCCGCGCCACGATGGGCGGCACGCACTTCGTCAACTTCCACTACATGCTGCATGAAAGCCGCTACGGCTTGTGGATCGTGGCGTTCGCCACCATGGCAATGCTGGTCGCGCTGATCTCCGGGGTGGTCACGCACAAGCGCATCTTCAAAGACTTCTTCACGTTTCGCGCCAAAAAGGGCCAGCGGTCCTGGTTGGATGCGCACAACGCCGTGGCGGTGCTGACCCTGCCCTTCCAGTTCATGATTGCCTACACCGGCATCATGATCTCCAGCGCGGAACTGATGCCCGCACCGGTTGCCGCGCACTACGGCACCGGCATGGCCGCCGCCCGCCAGTATCTGGCCGAGATGTCGGGCGAAGACAGGCCCGCACGCACGGGCGGCACCCTGGCCGTGCCCAAGCTTGAACCCCTTGTGGCGCAGGCGGAAAAGCTGATCGGCCAGACCGCGCGCGCCATCGTCATCAATAACCCCGAAGACGGTTCCATGCGCATCGGCGTATACGGCTGGAACGAAGAAAACGACACCTTCCGCAGCATCAGCGCCACCACCGGCATGGCCGAGTTCTCGGCCGCCACTGGCGAAGTGCTTCGCGTGCGGCTTCCGGGTGATGTGAACGGCGGCACGCCGTCGCTGGTGCGTCAGGTGATGTCTGACCTGCACATGGGGCAGTTCGGCGGATTGGGCCTCAAGTGGCTGTACTTTATTTGCGGCCTGGCCGGCGCGGCCATGATGGGCACGGGCGCCGTGCTGTTCATGGTGAAGCGGCGGGTAAAAATGGGGAACGAATTCGGTGCGGCCACGGCTCGCATGTACCGTCTGTTCGAAGGCCTGAACGTTGCCGCGCTGGCCGGGCTGGCCGTGGCGTGCATCGGCTTCTTCTGGGCCAACCGCCTATTGCCGGTGGCATTGGAAAACCGCCCGCTTTGGGAACTGCGCTGCTTCTTCGGCCTGTGGGCGTTGATGCTGGCGCACGCCTGGTTGTGCCGCCCGCGCACCGCCTGGATCACGCAGCTGGGGCTGCTGGCTGCGTTGTGCCTGCTGCTTCCCGTGGTGTCGTTCGTGACGCTTGGAGACCATCCCTACGCGCAGATCGGACGCGGTGACTGGGAAAGCGCAGGGGTCGAACTGACCGCCATTGCCTTTGGCGTACTATCCGCCTGGGCGGCCATCCGTATGTGGAAGAAGCCTCAGTCCGCGCCCGCCCAGCGCAAACCCCGCGCGAACCAAGAGGCAGCGGCATGA
- a CDS encoding DUF3325 domain-containing protein, with protein sequence MNMNDVFAIVMALLLTYSGMACLSLAMPRHYDQVWGQDPSTGHTRVLRGAGTLLLALALLPCVGLWGNTVGVVAWLGWLSAGALLWVGMLSWAPRPAAGTAALAVAISLAGVGIGF encoded by the coding sequence ATGAACATGAACGACGTATTCGCCATTGTGATGGCATTGCTGCTGACCTATTCCGGCATGGCTTGCCTGAGCCTGGCCATGCCGCGCCACTACGATCAGGTGTGGGGGCAAGATCCGTCTACCGGCCATACCCGCGTACTGCGCGGCGCAGGGACGTTGCTGCTGGCGTTGGCTCTGCTGCCTTGCGTGGGCCTGTGGGGCAACACCGTGGGCGTAGTGGCGTGGCTGGGCTGGCTGTCCGCTGGCGCGTTGCTGTGGGTCGGGATGCTCTCTTGGGCCCCCCGCCCAGCCGCCGGCACCGCCGCCTTGGCGGTAGCGATTTCCCTGGCTGGCGTGGGCATCGGATTCTGA
- a CDS encoding ribonucleoside triphosphate reductase: MPIQHILKRDGRVVAFDRDKIAHAMAAAGNSTGELDLAGAQALTDSVIAALADQPCPGVETIQNRVEDALVRAGHWRTARAYIVYREQHARLRSMRHTLVDVESAMEEYLEQRDWRVNANANQGYSLGGLILNVAGKVTANYWLSNVFTPEAGRAHREGDIHIHDLDMLSGYCAGWSLRQLLTEGFNGIPGKVESTPPKHMSAAIGQIVNFLGTLQNEWAGAQAFSSFDTYMAPFIRRDAMTYAEVKQSIQELIFNLNVPSRWGTQTPFTNLTFDWTCPADLKEQIPYVGGEEMPFAYGDLQVEMDMINRAYIEVMMAGDAKGRVFTFPIPTYNITPDFDWDHPNTDRLFEMTARYGLPYFQNFLNSDLEPHMVRSMCCRLQLDLRELLKRGNGLFGSAEQTGSVGVVTVNCARLGHTCRGNEAQLMERLDYLLGLGRDVLETKRKVVQRYIDQGLYPYTRRYLGTLRNHFSTLGVNGINEMIRNFTNDEDDVTTGAGHALAVRLLDRVRERMTEFQEQTGHLYNLEATPAEGTTYRFAREDKKRYPDILQAGTEAQPYYTNSSQLPVGHTDDPFYALQLQETLQSKYTGGTVLHLYMNEAVSSADACKQLVRRALSNFRLPYITVTPTFSICPNHGYLAGHHEFCPKCDAELMAKQSACCAPV; encoded by the coding sequence ATGCCTATCCAACACATCCTCAAGCGCGATGGCCGCGTCGTGGCCTTTGATCGCGACAAGATCGCGCACGCCATGGCGGCCGCGGGCAACAGCACCGGGGAATTGGATCTGGCGGGCGCGCAAGCGCTGACGGACAGTGTCATCGCCGCGTTGGCAGACCAACCCTGCCCTGGCGTGGAAACCATCCAGAATCGTGTCGAAGACGCGCTTGTCCGCGCGGGCCACTGGCGCACCGCGCGCGCTTACATCGTCTACCGCGAACAGCATGCCCGCCTGCGTTCCATGCGCCACACTCTGGTGGACGTGGAAAGCGCCATGGAGGAATACCTTGAACAGCGCGACTGGCGCGTCAATGCCAACGCCAACCAAGGCTACAGCCTGGGCGGTCTGATCCTGAACGTGGCGGGCAAGGTCACTGCCAACTATTGGCTGTCCAATGTTTTCACCCCCGAGGCCGGCCGCGCCCACCGCGAAGGCGACATCCATATTCATGACCTGGACATGCTTAGCGGCTACTGCGCTGGCTGGTCCTTGCGCCAACTGCTGACCGAAGGGTTCAACGGCATTCCCGGCAAAGTGGAGTCCACCCCGCCCAAGCACATGTCCGCCGCAATTGGTCAGATCGTGAATTTCCTGGGCACCCTGCAAAACGAATGGGCAGGCGCGCAGGCATTCAGCTCCTTTGACACCTATATGGCGCCCTTCATCCGCCGCGACGCGATGACCTACGCCGAGGTAAAGCAGTCCATTCAGGAACTGATCTTCAACCTGAACGTGCCCAGCCGCTGGGGCACACAAACGCCATTCACCAATCTGACCTTCGACTGGACCTGCCCGGCAGATCTGAAAGAACAGATTCCGTATGTGGGCGGCGAAGAAATGCCGTTTGCCTACGGTGATTTGCAGGTCGAAATGGACATGATCAACCGCGCCTACATCGAAGTCATGATGGCGGGCGACGCCAAAGGGCGGGTATTCACATTCCCCATTCCCACCTACAACATCACGCCCGACTTTGACTGGGACCATCCCAACACCGACCGCTTGTTCGAAATGACGGCGCGTTACGGGCTGCCCTACTTCCAGAACTTCCTGAATTCGGATCTGGAACCGCACATGGTCCGCTCCATGTGCTGCCGCCTGCAACTGGACCTGCGTGAGCTCCTGAAACGCGGCAACGGATTGTTCGGTTCTGCCGAGCAGACCGGGTCGGTGGGTGTCGTGACCGTCAACTGCGCGCGGCTGGGCCATACCTGCCGCGGCAACGAGGCGCAACTGATGGAACGTCTGGACTACCTGCTGGGCCTGGGCCGCGACGTGCTCGAGACCAAGCGCAAGGTTGTGCAGCGCTACATCGACCAGGGCCTCTATCCCTATACCCGCCGCTATCTGGGCACCTTGCGCAATCACTTCAGCACGCTGGGCGTGAACGGCATCAACGAGATGATCCGCAACTTCACGAACGACGAAGACGATGTCACGACCGGCGCTGGCCACGCGCTCGCCGTGCGTTTGCTGGACCGCGTCCGCGAGCGCATGACTGAGTTCCAGGAACAGACTGGCCACCTCTACAACCTGGAAGCCACTCCCGCCGAAGGCACGACCTACCGCTTTGCCCGCGAAGACAAGAAACGCTACCCCGACATTCTGCAAGCAGGCACCGAAGCGCAACCGTACTACACGAACTCCAGCCAGTTGCCTGTCGGCCATACCGACGATCCGTTCTACGCGCTGCAATTACAGGAAACGCTGCAAAGCAAATACACGGGCGGCACGGTGCTGCACCTGTACATGAACGAGGCGGTGTCGTCCGCCGACGCCTGCAAACAGCTGGTACGCCGCGCGCTGTCCAATTTCCGGCTGCCCTACATCACGGTCACGCCCACGTTCTCGATCTGCCCGAATCACGGCTATCTGGCCGGACACCACGAGTTCTGCCCCAAATGCGACGCCGAACTGATGGCCAAGCAATCCGCGTGCTGCGCGCCTGTCTAG
- the nrdD gene encoding anaerobic ribonucleoside-triphosphate reductase, translating into MQTLIAPAATAAPAIQLDDSQRVRCEIWTRVMGYHRPVSSFNTGKQGEFNERRFFVEQR; encoded by the coding sequence ATGCAAACCTTGATCGCCCCCGCCGCCACCGCCGCCCCTGCCATCCAGCTGGACGACAGTCAGCGCGTTCGCTGCGAAATCTGGACCCGCGTGATGGGCTATCACCGCCCTGTCTCTTCCTTTAACACCGGCAAACAAGGCGAATTCAATGAACGCCGCTTCTTCGTCGAACAACGCTGA
- a CDS encoding anaerobic ribonucleoside-triphosphate reductase activating protein: MNAASSSNNAESAARRLAVRPAYAAPPQPVAQPLPRHSPAIGGLVPFSTVDWPGQLAAVVFISGCPWRCHYCHNTELQTRAARYDWRETRAFLETRQGLLDAVVFSGGEPLSEPRLPSLIRDVRRMGYRVGLHTAGIYPLRLADVLRHLDWVGLDIKADAQGYDDITGRRDSQRPALACLTQLLSAGTDFECRITWHPDWLDEPRLLALASELARRGVQRFAVQAARSAPGTPAARALSAPAQAQMAQRFTEFAYR, encoded by the coding sequence ATGAACGCCGCTTCTTCGTCGAACAACGCTGAATCGGCTGCACGCAGGCTGGCCGTAAGGCCAGCCTATGCCGCGCCGCCGCAGCCCGTGGCCCAGCCGCTGCCGCGGCACTCGCCCGCGATTGGCGGACTGGTGCCTTTTTCGACCGTAGACTGGCCGGGGCAACTGGCCGCTGTGGTCTTTATCTCTGGCTGCCCGTGGCGCTGCCATTACTGCCACAACACAGAACTGCAAACCCGCGCCGCCCGTTATGACTGGCGCGAGACCCGCGCCTTTCTGGAAACCCGCCAGGGTCTGCTGGATGCCGTGGTTTTTTCAGGCGGCGAACCCTTGAGTGAGCCCCGTCTGCCGTCCTTGATTCGTGACGTGCGCCGCATGGGGTATCGCGTGGGACTGCACACGGCTGGCATTTATCCGCTAAGGCTGGCCGATGTATTACGCCACCTGGATTGGGTCGGACTGGATATCAAAGCAGATGCGCAAGGCTACGACGACATCACGGGACGCCGCGATTCCCAACGCCCCGCCCTGGCCTGCCTGACGCAGCTGTTATCCGCCGGGACCGACTTTGAATGCCGAATCACCTGGCACCCCGATTGGCTGGACGAACCGAGGCTATTGGCATTGGCCAGCGAACTGGCGCGGCGGGGAGTACAGCGATTTGCCGTGCAAGCTGCGCGCAGCGCGCCAGGCACCCCAGCCGCCCGCGCGTTAAGCGCGCCGGCTCAGGCCCAAATGGCGCAACGCTTCACTGAGTTCGCCTACCGCTAG